The following are encoded together in the Nocardioides okcheonensis genome:
- a CDS encoding phage holin family protein, producing MRFVTWLLTYAAGLAVAAWLLDGISFEGARNGQAELQDKVVPVLVVALILGLVSTFIEPVIKLLSLPFIILTLGFLLLVINALMLLLTARLADAFGVGFTVDGFWNALAGSLVITVVGWGVRTALPARD from the coding sequence ATGCGCTTCGTGACCTGGTTGCTGACCTACGCCGCCGGGCTGGCCGTGGCCGCCTGGCTGCTCGACGGGATCTCGTTCGAGGGGGCGAGGAACGGGCAGGCCGAGCTGCAGGACAAGGTCGTCCCGGTGCTGGTCGTCGCGCTGATCCTCGGTCTGGTGTCGACCTTCATCGAGCCGGTCATCAAGCTGCTGTCGCTGCCCTTCATCATCCTCACGCTCGGCTTCCTGCTGCTGGTCATCAACGCGCTGATGCTGCTGCTCACCGCGCGGCTGGCGGACGCGTTCGGCGTCGGCTTCACCGTCGACGGCTTCTGGAACGCGCTGGCCGGCTCGCTGGTCATCACCGTCGTCGGCTGGGGCGTCCGGACGGCGCTGCCCGCCCGGGACTGA
- a CDS encoding low molecular weight protein-tyrosine-phosphatase, translating to MASSRLPAPRTPGRYRVALVCLGNICRSPMAHVVLESRLADAGLDDRVEVVSAGTGGWHVGDPMDRRAAATLSAAGYDPSRHRAQQYDRAWPEAYDVVLVMDATNLDDVGGRTDRVGLFRDLDPVDPGSEVPDPYYGGDDGFEEVLAMVERTSDAVTAELAAALEDPA from the coding sequence GTGGCGTCGTCCCGCCTGCCCGCTCCCCGCACGCCCGGCCGCTACCGGGTCGCCCTCGTCTGCCTCGGCAACATCTGCCGCTCCCCGATGGCCCACGTGGTCCTGGAGAGCCGGCTGGCCGACGCCGGGCTCGACGACCGCGTCGAGGTGGTCTCCGCCGGCACCGGCGGCTGGCACGTCGGCGACCCGATGGACCGCCGCGCCGCCGCGACCCTGTCCGCCGCCGGCTACGACCCCAGCCGCCACCGCGCGCAGCAGTACGACCGCGCCTGGCCCGAGGCGTACGACGTGGTGCTGGTGATGGACGCCACCAACCTCGACGACGTCGGTGGCCGCACCGACCGCGTCGGGCTGTTCCGCGACCTCGATCCGGTCGATCCCGGGAGCGAGGTACCGGACCCGTACTACGGTGGGGACGACGGGTTCGAGGAGGTGCTGGCGATGGTCGAGCGCACGAGCGACGCGGTCACGGCCGAGCTGGCAGCCGCGCTGGAGGACCCTGCCTGA
- the hisC gene encoding histidinol-phosphate transaminase: MSSTPQPRPNVLAIPAYVAGKPPVAREGLTSYKLSSNENPYPPLPGVLEAATEAAAQMNRYPDMGSTALYAALADAIGVPVEDLAAATGSVALIYQLVNAFCEPGDEVVYAWRSFEAYPIAVTAGGATSVQVPVTADGRHDLDAMAAAVTDRTKVVIVCTPNNPTGPAVTQAELDAFVAKVPSHVVVVVDEAYLEFVRMDDAIDGVATYRRHDNVVLTRTFSKAYGLAGFRVGYAVAPAPLAAALRAVSLPFGVSHVAQAAAIASLEAQDELFARVDDLVARRTDLVARLREVGWDLPDAQGNFVWFPLGDRALDFAAACGEVGISVRPFAGDGVRVSIGEAEAFDRVVEVAARFAPGA; the protein is encoded by the coding sequence ATGTCCTCCACGCCCCAGCCCCGGCCCAACGTGCTCGCCATCCCCGCGTACGTCGCCGGCAAGCCGCCCGTCGCCCGCGAGGGGCTGACGTCGTACAAGCTGTCGTCGAACGAGAACCCGTACCCGCCGCTCCCCGGCGTGCTCGAGGCCGCGACCGAGGCCGCGGCGCAGATGAACCGCTACCCCGACATGGGCAGCACCGCCCTCTACGCCGCGCTCGCCGACGCGATCGGGGTGCCCGTCGAGGACCTCGCCGCAGCCACCGGCTCGGTCGCGCTGATCTACCAGCTCGTCAACGCCTTCTGCGAGCCCGGCGACGAGGTCGTCTACGCCTGGCGCTCCTTCGAGGCGTACCCGATCGCCGTCACGGCCGGCGGCGCGACGAGCGTGCAGGTCCCGGTGACCGCCGACGGGCGCCACGACCTCGACGCGATGGCGGCCGCGGTCACCGACCGCACCAAGGTCGTCATCGTCTGCACCCCCAACAACCCGACCGGCCCGGCCGTCACGCAGGCCGAGCTCGACGCCTTCGTCGCGAAGGTGCCGTCGCACGTCGTCGTGGTGGTCGACGAGGCCTACCTCGAGTTCGTCCGGATGGACGACGCGATCGACGGCGTCGCGACCTACCGCCGCCACGACAACGTGGTCCTGACCCGCACCTTCTCCAAGGCCTACGGCCTGGCCGGCTTCCGGGTCGGCTACGCCGTCGCGCCCGCGCCGCTGGCCGCCGCGCTGCGGGCGGTGTCGCTGCCGTTCGGCGTCAGCCACGTCGCGCAGGCCGCGGCCATCGCCTCGCTGGAGGCGCAGGACGAGCTGTTCGCCCGGGTCGACGACCTGGTCGCGCGGCGCACCGACCTGGTCGCACGGCTGCGCGAGGTGGGCTGGGACCTGCCCGACGCGCAGGGCAACTTCGTGTGGTTCCCGCTCGGCGACCGGGCGCTCGACTTCGCCGCCGCCTGCGGCGAGGTCGGCATCTCGGTGCGCCCCTTCGCCGGCGACGGCGTCCGGGTCAGCATCGGCGAGGCCGAGGCGTTCGACCGCGTGGTCGAGGTCGCGGCCCGCTTCGCGCCGGGGGCGTAG
- a CDS encoding VanZ family protein produces MVTIGGTGVMVLGGLVAAVVAGMLALALRRVVGTPTAVAAAGLLWSLVAIALVTLVPTRPDVGVVPAETRSDSCSWDYGGPSGTTFEVLGLDQRTLNVLLFVPAGMFLVLAVGRWWAGVVLAPLGLGLLAAYSLGIELVQLLLARIDRACDVTDMVDNVLGAGIGFLIGLLLLPVVRPWRGRGSAREPVAH; encoded by the coding sequence GTGGTGACGATCGGCGGGACGGGCGTGATGGTGCTGGGCGGGCTGGTCGCCGCCGTGGTGGCCGGGATGCTCGCCCTCGCGCTCCGCCGGGTCGTGGGCACCCCCACGGCGGTCGCGGCCGCCGGCCTGCTGTGGTCGCTGGTCGCGATCGCGCTGGTCACCCTGGTGCCGACCCGACCGGACGTCGGCGTCGTCCCCGCCGAGACCCGCAGCGACTCCTGCTCGTGGGACTACGGCGGCCCGTCCGGCACGACGTTCGAGGTGCTCGGCCTCGACCAGCGCACCCTCAACGTCCTGCTCTTCGTGCCCGCCGGGATGTTCCTGGTGCTCGCGGTGGGGCGCTGGTGGGCCGGGGTGGTGCTCGCGCCGCTCGGGCTCGGGCTGCTGGCGGCGTACAGCCTCGGCATCGAGCTCGTCCAGCTCCTGCTCGCCCGCATCGACCGGGCGTGCGACGTCACCGACATGGTCGACAACGTCCTCGGCGCCGGGATCGGCTTCCTGATCGGCCTGCTCCTGCTGCCGGTCGTGCGGCCGTGGCGGGGCCGCGGCTCGGCGCGGGAGCCGGTCGCTCACTAG
- a CDS encoding fructosamine kinase family protein, with product MPRQPLVARRAEELLGASVVATAPVAGGDIATATRLRLSSGQTALMKTLPHAPAGFFEAEAAGLRWLAEVDGGVPLPEVLAAADDCVILAWVEQSPKTPVEAAAAFGQQLAATHAAGADGWGLDHDGFIGRLPLPNRTAGSWPEFYAVRRLLPYLKLARDRGAISETDATAVEAVVGRLTDLLPDETPSRLHGDLWNGNCLWGQDLAIHVIDPAAYGGHREVDLAMLHLFGLTHLPRVMAAYHEASPLADGWEDRLGVHQLFPLLVHACMFGGGYGARAGTVAARYA from the coding sequence ATGCCACGCCAGCCGCTGGTGGCCCGTCGCGCCGAGGAGCTCCTCGGCGCGTCCGTCGTCGCGACCGCACCGGTCGCGGGAGGCGACATCGCGACCGCGACCCGGCTGCGGCTCTCCAGCGGCCAGACCGCGCTGATGAAGACGCTGCCGCACGCGCCCGCGGGCTTCTTCGAGGCCGAGGCCGCGGGGCTGCGCTGGCTCGCGGAGGTCGACGGCGGGGTGCCGCTGCCGGAGGTGCTGGCCGCGGCCGACGACTGCGTGATCCTCGCGTGGGTCGAGCAGAGCCCGAAGACGCCCGTCGAGGCGGCCGCCGCGTTCGGCCAGCAGCTCGCCGCCACCCACGCCGCCGGCGCCGACGGCTGGGGCCTCGACCACGACGGGTTCATCGGGCGGCTGCCGCTGCCCAACCGGACGGCCGGGTCGTGGCCGGAGTTCTACGCGGTGCGCCGGCTGCTCCCGTACCTCAAGCTCGCCCGCGACCGCGGTGCGATCTCGGAGACGGACGCCACCGCGGTCGAGGCGGTCGTCGGCCGGCTCACCGACCTGCTGCCCGACGAGACGCCCTCCCGGCTGCACGGCGACCTCTGGAACGGCAACTGCCTGTGGGGCCAGGACCTCGCGATCCACGTCATCGACCCGGCCGCCTACGGCGGCCACCGCGAGGTCGACCTCGCCATGCTGCACCTCTTCGGGCTCACCCACCTGCCGCGGGTGATGGCGGCCTACCACGAGGCGAGCCCGCTGGCCGACGGCTGGGAGGACCGGCTCGGGGTGCACCAGCTGTTCCCGCTGCTGGTCCACGCCTGCATGTTCGGCGGCGGCTACGGCGCCCGGGCCGGCACCGTCGCGGCGCGCTACGCCTAG
- a CDS encoding response regulator transcription factor, producing the protein MTDSKPRVLVVDDDRAVRDSLRRSLEFNGYEVVLAADGAEALVAVGAQHPDVVVIDVMMPRLDGIETTRALRASGNDVPVLVLTARDAVGDRVEGLDAGADDYLTKPFALEELLARIRALLRRVVPDDGEEGEVLTFADLTMDVASRDVTRGDRPIELTRTEFTLLEMFLRRPRRVLDRSFILEEVWGYDFPTSANSLEVYVGYLRRKTEAEGEPRLIQTVRGVGYVLKEA; encoded by the coding sequence GTGACCGACTCCAAGCCCCGCGTGCTGGTCGTCGACGACGACCGCGCCGTGCGTGACTCGCTGCGGCGCTCCCTGGAGTTCAACGGCTACGAGGTGGTGCTCGCGGCCGACGGCGCCGAGGCACTGGTCGCCGTCGGTGCCCAGCACCCCGACGTGGTGGTCATCGACGTGATGATGCCCCGCCTCGACGGGATCGAGACGACCCGCGCGCTGCGCGCCTCCGGCAACGACGTGCCGGTCCTCGTGCTCACCGCGCGCGACGCGGTCGGCGACCGCGTCGAGGGGCTCGACGCCGGCGCCGACGACTACCTCACCAAGCCGTTCGCGCTGGAGGAGCTGCTGGCCCGGATCCGCGCGCTGCTGCGCCGCGTCGTACCCGACGACGGCGAGGAGGGCGAGGTGCTGACCTTCGCCGACCTCACCATGGACGTCGCGAGCCGCGACGTCACCCGCGGCGACCGGCCGATCGAGCTGACCCGCACGGAGTTCACCCTGCTGGAGATGTTCCTGCGCCGCCCGCGCCGGGTGCTGGACCGCTCGTTCATCCTCGAGGAGGTGTGGGGCTACGACTTCCCGACCTCGGCGAACTCCCTCGAGGTCTACGTCGGCTACCTCCGTCGCAAGACCGAGGCGGAGGGCGAGCCACGCCTGATCCAGACCGTCCGCGGCGTCGGCTACGTGCTGAAGGAAGCATGA